From one Tetragenococcus osmophilus genomic stretch:
- a CDS encoding ECF transporter S component, with protein sequence MHSNARKMVAVAMFAAMGLVLQYIAFPVMPAFGFLKIDFSDVPVILSMFLFGPVSGILTAFLRSFLHLITTGLAPQNIVGDVASFLATTCYCLPVYYFFNKGTNLRNKILGTFLGVLSMTLFMSIANYFVITPLYLRFFQLSVTEMLGMPLANYVVLGILPFNLIKGGLVSAVFLVLHAKLLPWISRKRNHSTAHYPMN encoded by the coding sequence ATGCACAGTAATGCTAGGAAAATGGTAGCAGTAGCGATGTTTGCAGCGATGGGGTTGGTTTTACAATATATAGCCTTTCCGGTTATGCCAGCGTTTGGATTTTTGAAAATAGATTTTAGTGATGTCCCAGTTATTTTGAGTATGTTTCTATTTGGCCCTGTAAGTGGCATTTTGACCGCTTTTCTTAGATCGTTTTTACATCTTATAACGACGGGTCTAGCGCCGCAAAATATCGTAGGCGATGTTGCTAGCTTTTTAGCAACTACTTGTTATTGCTTACCTGTGTATTACTTTTTTAATAAAGGAACGAACCTACGCAATAAAATTTTAGGAACTTTTTTGGGAGTACTTTCGATGACTTTATTCATGAGTATTGCTAATTATTTCGTTATTACTCCATTGTATTTGCGTTTTTTCCAATTATCAGTTACCGAAATGTTAGGCATGCCACTAGCAAATTATGTAGTTCTTGGAATCTTGCCATTTAACTTAATCAAAGGCGGATTAGTTAGTGCAGTATTTTTGGTTCTTCATGCGAAACTTCTTCCGTGGATTAGTAGAAAAAGAAACCACTCTACAGCTCATTATCCCATGAATTAA